A single region of the Nicotiana sylvestris chromosome 6, ASM39365v2, whole genome shotgun sequence genome encodes:
- the LOC104238050 gene encoding transcription factor bHLH87-like yields the protein MQFLYKHVFHLTYCKLNCSLRVRTNSFHNKLVTKVSMDTLDCDATPIIRSASSSWKNQQQQMIKDSLMMCSFAPVSSKANVFTPIQQQCHDFGDSNAPSAMVLQEFGAAFDPIHVLSSWNIPQRQEAATKLAADSVAGKSRTGPSRDCTKIGPSSFRPQNNVVPNLGDSLSAVCGLMPDNLDCNGPITKSRSLDCLLSATNTSNYTDTSVEDDEISMIFSDDSKRLWNTNTDNFAVSSGESAIDAFILKPIDANDSNNIECPVNETDQHNNPIRSSEAKRHMTKRRRYNRALLQPDLSTKDSGFKLISEDKPKSKKLRSENTNINFQQSSSSASSADDEPDSEAITQMKEMIYCAAAFRPMSFGTEVEAEKPKRKNVRISSDPQTVAARQRREKISEKIKILQKMVPGGSKMDTASMLDEAANYLKFLRSQIQAMEAFGHKIDPLIMTNIRSLSSIPFNYPFPMQPHFPIQLANPVQRPYS from the exons ATGCAGTTTCTATATAAGCACGTCTTCCACCTAACATATTGCAAATTAAATTGCAGCTTAAGAGTTAGAACAAACTCATTTCACAACAAACTTGTTACAAAAGTTTCAATGGATACTCTGGATTGCGATGCGACGCCAATCATCAGAAGCGCGTCTTCTTCATGGAAAAATCAGCAACAGCAAATGATCAAGGACAGCTTAATGATGTGCAGTTTTGCCCCGGTCAGTAGCAAAGCTAATGTTTTCACTCCAATTCAGCAGCAATGTCATGATTTTGGTGATTCAAACGCGCCATCGGCCATGGTTCTTCAGGAATTTGGAGCTGCATTTGATCCAATACACGTCCTTTCTAGTTGGAACATCCCCCAGCGCCAAGAAGCTGCGACAAAATTGGCTGCGGATTCTGTCGCTGGTAAATCAAGAACAGGTCCAAGCAGGGATTGTACTAAAATAGGCCCGTCTTCTTTTCGTCCACAGAACAATGTTGTGCCTAACTTGGGTGATAGTCTATCGGCAGTTTGTGGCCTAATGCCAGATAATCTTGATTGCAATGGCCCAATCACAAAGAGCAGGTCCCTTGATTGCTTGCTCTCTGCAACCAATACAAGCAATTACACGGACACATCGGTCGAAGATGATgaaatttccatgattttctcTGATGATTCCAAAAGACTGTGGAATACCAACACTGACAATTTTGCAGTTTCATCTGGAGAATCTGCAATCGATGCCTTCATCTTGAAACCCATCGATGCCAATGACAGCAACAATATTGAGTGCCCTGTTAATGAGACGGATCAACACAACAATCCAATAAGATCTTCGGAAGCAAAGCGTCACATGACCAAGAGAAGAAGATACAATCGTGCTCTGCTCCAACCAG ATTTGTCAACCAAAGACTCAGGTTTCAAGCTCATATCGGAAGACAAACCCAAGTCCAAGAAACTAAGATCAGAAAATACGAACATCAATTTCCAGCAATCTAGCTCGTCAGCATCTTCAGCAGACGACGAGCCTGATTCAGAAGCAATTACGCAAATGAAGGAAATGATTTATTGCGCAGCGGCATTCAGGCCAATGAGCTTTGGCACAGAAGTAGAAGCGGAAAAGCCCAAGAGAAAGAACGTAAGAATATCATCAGATCCACAGACAGTTGCGGCGAGACAAAGGAGGGAAAAGATAagcgaaaaaataaaaatattgcaGAAGATGGTACCAGGAGGAAGCAAAATGGACACTGCATCTATGCTTGATGAAGCTGCTAATTATCTCAAGTTTTTAAGGTCACAAATTCAAGCGATGGAAGCTTTTGGCCATAAAATAGATCCATTAATTATGACTAACATTAGGTCTTTATCTTCAATACCATTCAACTATCCATTTCCCATGCAACCCCATTTTCCCATACAATTAGCTAATCCAGTTCAGCGTCCCTATAGTTGA